The following nucleotide sequence is from Oncorhynchus clarkii lewisi isolate Uvic-CL-2024 chromosome 6, UVic_Ocla_1.0, whole genome shotgun sequence.
aaacttatttgccattccttttgactcatccctctcaaccatacaatgtttcaattcctcatcaatccacggggatttaacagtttttaacagtcattttcttaatgggtgcatgcttattagtaactggaataggcaatttcataaatgtgtcaagtgcagggTTTGTTTGCGCCTCATTACATatcacagaccaacaaatattctttacatcaacaacataggtatcactacaaaacttattgtatgacctcttatacactgtTAGGCCcaacctttggaactttggttttcctagatatggctactatattgtgatcactacatccggtGGATCTGTATAGTGAtttcaagcacatttctgcagcattagtgaaCATGTGATGAacacatgttgatgatttcattcctgtgctgtttgtaactaccctggtaggttgactgataacctgaaccaggttgcaggcactggttaaagtttgaagctttttcttgagtgggcagcttgatgaaagccagtcaatatttaaatccccCAGAAAAtatgttgatatcacatacatcaTCATGCATTTTCACACGTTTTCCAGATATTGACTGTTAGCACTttgtggtctatagcagctttcCAACAGAATATtgcttcaacagtatttaacctGAGATCCTCtataatctttacaggaatgtggttctgaatataaacagcaacacttCCACCATCGGCTTTTCtatcttttctgtagatgttataaacttgtattgctaccactgtatcattaaaggtattatctaagtgagtttcagaaatagtcagaatatgaatgtcatcagTTACTAGCAAATTATTAATTTCATaacctttttttgtgtgtttttttgttgttgaatattaccccgttttctccccaattctgTGGTATCAGATTTAGTAGCTACtatttagtagctactatcttgtctcattgctacaactcccttagagaggttgaaagtcatgcgttctccgatacacaacccaaccaagccgcactgcttcttaatacAGCGCGCATTCAACCCGGaagacagccgcaccaatgtgtcggaggaaacaccgtgcacctggcgcgcactgcgcccggcccgccacaggagtcgctggtgcgcgatgagacaaggatatccctaccggccaacccatccctaacgacgctgggccaattgtgtgtcgccccacggacctcccggtcgcggttacgacagagcctgggcgcgaacccagagtctctggtggcacagctggcgctgcagtacagcgcccttaaccactgcgccacccgggaggcataaCCTTGTTTCTTATGCTACATTTGTTAACAtgggctattttgagcacttttcttcTGGTATGCTtacttgttttcattgctttactgagAAGCTTAGCAGACGTAgatatgctcatgttatttatgttagtgcagggtgagctgcacacagtggacttcctcctagggtacaccgcctcagtgctaacagtataaatcTAGTTCATGATTACAGCATACAATAGCTGTCACGACTTTGGCCGCAgttgatgcctctccttgttcgggtggtgttcggtggtcgacgtcaccggtcttctaaccatcgccgatccatttgtcatttgttttgtctcgtttttcctcacacctggttttcaCTTCCCAATTACTggtcatgtatttaaccctctgtttcccccatgtctttgtgtgtgattgttaTTTGTTCAGGTCGGATTGTTCCGGCTGGTTTGTACCGGTGCTGTTTATCACCTATGTTTTGTGGCAACCGTTCTTTTTTCCACTTTGTAAATTGTTTACTTTGTGCTGTCGGGTAATGCGTTgtttcactcatctctgctctccaacGCCTGACTTTCTACACCAGCTACACCTACCAGCCTGACATCATTCAgagcagttagagggacataaattaggttacttacattgtatTGTGTCTACCAACGCCCCTGGTGTAATGTACAATTGCtcaagcattatgacaactctgtgtcacaatggtagggataaGCTGAGCTAGGCTtgagtcattgataagtcattgtctgaACGCAGCCCTATAATGCTGTTAAAGGATACAGGAACCCAAATCATTTGGAttgatcccatcctccttataaaacatgttttgttttcaaaaggtattgaaattgtcaagaaaagttacacccattgagctgcaataatcacgtaaccagttgtgaagagaaagaatcctgctaaagtgttcaatgccacgattcaattttttatttttatttattttacctttatttagccaggcaagtcagttaagaacaaattcttattttcaatgacggcctgggaacagtgggttaactgcctgttcaggggcagaacgacagatttgtaccttgtcagctcgggggtttgaactcgcaaccttccggttactagtccaacgctctaaccactaggctaccctgccgccccgatgaGGGCACAGGGCCAGATAGGATgggtgtcacgttcgttataaagattggaccaaggcgcagcgtggtatgcgtacattcttatttattaaaataatgaacactgaacaaaataacaaaatgaaccgtgaagctatacaaacgatTGCTGACAGGCAAGCCAATCAAaggcaacgataaacagctgtctctgattgggaaccatatcaggccaacatagaattacaaaaacccagagacctacaaaaccctagaccgacaaaaccctagacatacaaaaaccctagacaatacaaaaaccctagacaatacaaaactagcgtacccacccttgtcacaccctgacctaaccaaaatataaagaaaacagagatatctcaggtctgGGCTGGACAATGGGTCTTCTGTTAGTGTCAAGCAGAGAGTCAATTAGCTCTTTgcagtaaaactgcaaaaaaatgtagCAAAGAAAATAACCTTATGTCCTGAATAGGAAAcggtatgtttggggcaaatgcgACAACATGTTACTGAGtagcactcttcatattttcaagcatggtggtgactgcatcatattatgggtatgtttgtcaccggcaaggactggggagtttataATACCGTACACCTTTTGTTTAATGGGTCCGCACTCAAAAAGATATTGCATAAAGCATACTTCGTTTTTTGATTTTTTTCATCCTTTTCACTGAATCAGGGATAGTGTACACAGACGTTTCGGCTTTGCAGCCTTCTTCTTGGTAAAAAAAACGGAATaaagctaagcacaggtaaaatcctaggggaaaacctgtttcagtctgctttccaacagacacttggagacaaattcccctttcagcaggacaataacctaaaacacaaggccaagtatacactggagttgcttaccaagaagacagtgaatgttcctgagtggccgagttgcATTTATGTACAAAGCCTTTATATAAAGGAGAAACGTATGAAATGTGCCCCTGACTGTCTGTTAACATTTGGTTAAACCTCCTCCAGCAGCTGGATTTGGGTACTGAAGGCTTGACTTCCCATCAACAAAGTTCTGAAAGAATGATGTCTTAAGATTTGTGATACACCATGTAGCCTAACAAAGTTAGCTAGCTGATGTTAGCTAACAAAGTTTAACTTAGTTGTATAATGTTAACATTGTTGCTAACTTTATCTAGTCAGTTTATTTTATTTCTCTTAGTAATATATTGAGATATCACACACTATGAAAAAGGTTAACTTAGTTGCTTACCTTGGAGCAAACGTGTCCTTCATTAGCTATCTTGCTTGTTGTGTTCAACTGTGAATGAAGTCGTCCACAAAGTTTTATCCACAAACTACACTTCTCTCTGTTAGCTTTTGGTTTTGGAAAGGGTATGTCACATATAGATATCGCATATATATAGATAGGTATAGCATAAAGCAtgcttcatatatatatatatatatatatatatatatatatatatatatatatatatatatatatatgaagtaTGCTTTATGCGATATCTATATGTGACATACCCTTTCCAAAAccaaagtttataattttaaattTGGAAAAGATCCCCTTATttccagatttgggaccacacagtaACTCCACTGAATAgtaggctagtgattgctttgcaatgcttgcagttagccactgttactgattccttccaaaccactcattgttgaatttgcgatttccaacttgttgtgtaatgtttatgtccaatggccgaagAGCACtcatacgttttatctataatttctcttcattatttctcttcatatgacaaggattaaaatggattttccagctaagattttgaaaatatgatgttgacatgatcagtccaatcaaagctactatagatataacgtgatttgatgtgGTGATTTGACCGAGCACATCACATAAAAATACTAATCCCGCACAAATTTAGGCAGGCAACAGGTTACCCTTATTCACACAGAAATTAAcgcaaatgaaaccaggtgtgaaaaaaataaccaaagacaaaacaaacagaaaaggaaaaaaggatcggtggtggctagtagaccggcgacgcgaGCGCTGCccaaacagggagaggagttaccttcggtagaagtcgtgacagcaaactgatatgtgacacatattaatgccaaaataacatgcaaaacaggcaataTGCTTTATGCTTTATGCTATacctatctatatatatatctatatatatatctatatatatctatctatatatatatatctatatatatatatatatatgaagcaTGCTTTATGcgatatctatatatctatatatctatatatatatatatatacacacagaggcaactttgcctgttttgcatgttattttggcattaatatgtgtcacatatcagtttgctgtcacgacttctaccgaaggtaactcctctccctgtttggGCAGCGCtcgcgtcgccggtctactagccaccaccgatccttttttccctttctgtttgttttgtctttggttatttttttcacacctggtttcatttgcgTTAATTTCTGTGTGAATAAGGGTAACCTGTTGCCTGCCTAAATTTGTGCGGGATTAGTATTTTTATGTGATGTGCTCGGTTGGATTTACCTTTATTTGTTTTCACGGTTACGTAAGTGTATATTGTGTCGGAACTGTGTTTGTTCCTCCGTGCGTTTGCATCGGTTCTCTGTTACGAGGGCGTAGTCCTTTTCGACTGTGCCATTCCTGTGTTGGTGGACTGTCTTAATAAAACACGcttctcagacatccctgctctcctgcccCTGAGTCCTACACCTATCACCTAGACGCACCTTATCacatttgcaaacaatgtaaaaaatatatatatatcatagagttaataaagccgcatacaaacatggtctcttttattttcttgagtaaggcagttccaacatgcaggtgtttcagcctagctcagtgctttctgtggtagtggggcaagccagcagaataTACGAAGCGCCGTGGTTGGCCccatgttctgtcactcatggggacactaggtcatcaccaagtctaagggtagtgctagaaaattctagccccttgtgtgctgccatagagttacattggaagtgcccatccaagaaggctcaaggtcattggccacagataaaaccacatcaaatcacgttatatctatagtagctttgattggactgatcatgtcaacatcatattttcaaaatcttagctggaaaatccattttaatccttgtcatatgaagagaaataatgaagagaaattatagataaaacgtatgaGTGCTcttcggccattggacataaacattacacaacaagttggaaatcgcaaattcaacaatgagtggtttggaaggaatcagtaacagtggctaactgcaagcattgcaaagcaatcactagcctacTATTCAGTGGAGTtactgtgtggtcccaaatctggaaATAGGGGGATCTTTTCCaaatttaaaatgataaactttcaacattggccatgctgtcgatgaagcatgatttgtgccgcactcaaaacaactgttaactgcgaaaacttgacttcagtgagttcaagacaactgggaagtcgggaataaacgagctccgactgggaaaatacgttttgaacggtcatccaactcggaattgtaaatccggcctctttctagagctgcaacctgaagatcaatgacgtcatcatgattcgaccttgttttttttttagaagttcccagttgtcttgaaaggaccataaatccagagaatgccagactttgatgacaacatTTTCCCACAAAGGTCCACCgctccaccttcctgttcaagtgagcagagcacaacaaggtgagtccaaaaatgtattgtatactgctgcataaattatgtaatatgccagggagatatgtatactgtagctaagaaagtaatactaagtgtatgttgtgtagtaagatgttagtagtcCAAGTGCCTCACCCTAAAAATgtggtctatttacccctcttaatttcgcctactgttctgacttggtggtgcacatgtagcctataaccctcactaacttttatagctgtatcaccgcctggcacagcaactgcaccgcccgcaatcgcaaggctctccagaggttggTGCGGTCTACCCAACGCATTAACGAGGGCAAACTACCCGCCCTCaaagacacctacagcacccgatatcacatgaaggccaaaaggatcatcaaggacatcaaccacccgagccactgcctgttcacctagctatcatccagaaggtgaggtcagtacaggtgcatcaaagctgggaccaagagaaaaacagcttctatctcaaggccagctTCTAttctaaacagccatcactagcacattagaggctgctgcctataagcatagactagaaatcactggccactttaataatgtttacatatctggcattactcatctcatatgtacagtggggagaacaagtatttgatacactgccgattttgcaggtttttcctacttacaaagcatgtagagatctgtaattttttatcataggcacacttcaactgtgagagacggaatctaaaacaaaaatccagaaaatcacattgtatgatttttaagtaattaatttgcattttattgcattacataagtatttgatacagaAATTTCAGCCCACCATACTCACGTGTTTTCCTAATGtacttttcttagcggatgtacaatcgtCGCAAATGTAATTATGGGGATTTTCAGTCCccggagtgaacataattgtacactcgcaaaccCGACTGAAAaagagggctgaggggcttatgttgcaaacttcccttgcttggctaatcatttggaccgccCTCCTTGGGATGATGGtttgtcttttaagtgtttggaccgcaACCAGGGAGAAATATGTTTCAAGTGAACATAAAATTGTAAAACGGTGTGCCTGGGGCACATGTAGTACTGACAGTTGGTACCTGGAGAGGTTAGAGGGTGGtgtctttttatatatataaaaacaataaACAAGGGACTGTGTGGATAgtgtgtgtcttttaagtgtttggactaCATACCAGGGCTGGGGGGCTtacgttgcaaacttcccttgcttggctaaccATTTGGACTGCCCTTCAAGATGGCGACGGGGAttccccaagggcataaggcgagggtAAGTGGGCGAGGGTGAGtgttttaagtgtttggaccgcaAATGTAGGCCAAAGACGCAATGGAGATTCTTTGCGAAAAGTGTCCGAGGTCTGAGTGGCTGGTTTACGGTAAGCTCTGGTTGGTCAATCGCGGTTCGGGGGGGAGTTTAGAGCAGGTTCAATCGGATGGAAACCGTTCTCCTCCGCACACAACTGATGCTTTGTAGCGATGCATTCAAGGGCATGGTTTATATGACGCCTTGGTGGGTGTGTTCTTTGCTGACAATTAGTGTTTGGTTTCACATTATATTCGTTCAGTCAACATGCGTTCCTCCCACAACTGTGTATCCGGAGACCACCATTATTTTTTTGCGTAAATAGAGTGATATTTTAGTACCAGTGTGCAGCAACAAAATTGACCGCATAACATATTTGATTATTACGCCAAGTGCATGAACTAGGATGTCTGCAACGGACTGGTACGCGCACAAATCCCTCGGTGAAGGTCTGTACTGGATCCAGGAGAAGTTTTTTGAATCGTCAAACAGAGCAAATATTTGGCTCCTTCGAGGATCTCACCAAGATGTAGTGATAGACACAGGCTTGGGGTTGAGGAGTTTACCAGATTACATTAACACCAAAGGTCTGCTTGGAGACGACCCGCAGCGAAAGAACCCCATTTTGGCGATCGCCACCCACGCCCACTTCGACCACTCAGGTGGTCTGCATCAGTTCGAACAGGTGGGAGTCCACAGTGCAGAGGTCGATGCTCTGGCCAACGGAGACAACTTCGAGACCGTTACGTGGCTGTCTGACAGAGAGATAGTCCAGGCTCCCTGGCCAGGATGGAGGGCCAGAGAATACAGAGTCAAGGCTGTACAACCGACACACATACTACAAGAAGGTAATAACCAAACCATACAATCTAGTGGTTATGGTACACCAATGTGGTGGCATGATTGTTACCAGTAATCTGAAAGACCATTTGCTGTGTTCAGTCTCTAATGCATGATATGGATTTGAGAGAAGGATATGGTCAATATGAATGTAATTAAACAGTCCTTAAAGGATGTTTGCCCCTTGTTACAGAAAATCAACATTGCATTGGAATCCGCTTTCACATTAAGCTGCATCCCATAGCGAAATGTATACTGCAGAGTAGACTTGGCAGGGCACCAACACTGACCTcgcaagtcacacacacacacacacacacacacacacacacacactcgtgcaAAGGTGCGCATGCAAGCGCACACatgcaagaacacacacacacacacacacacacacacacacacacacagcctcacatcAAGCATGATCCACCCCTATTTTATACACTTTTCTAACTGTATAGTCAATCTCATCATACTCTCTCAATAGAAGTCAGAGCTTCAAAAAGGCCTATTGTTGAGTCTCTGGCTGCACATTGTTAAGATGACGTTTCACTCCCTACATCAGTTTGACTCGGTTACATGAACTGTACAATGTTGTTGCTTACAATGGGTCCCATAGGAGGGATTATTTAAGGTCATGGCTTTAATGTGTGAATGACAGTGGCTCACAAATAGCATTAGTGGTTGTTATTCTGCAGTATGCCTGTATCTGCAGAGATGCTGTTTTCATACTCAGCCCATAACTTTGATGGATTTTATTTCAGCCAGGGAAGTACAGCAGCCTAGACCCAGCCATACTGAATAACTACAGAGCCTGACAGGGAGAACGTCCTCATTTTCATTCACATCCACAGAGATCAGACCACAAGTTATCTTCTttttatgacacacacacacacacacacacacacacacacacacacacacacacacacacacacacacacacacacacacacacacacacacacacacacacacacacacacacacacacacacacacacacacacacacacacacacacacacacacacacacacacacacacacacacacacacacacacacacacacacactctcactcctGATCCATATTCTTCATCATAGCAGGTCTTTTGTCCCTTCTTGTTTCATTTTCACTCATTGCTGCTCACTTGACAAAGTTGGAGCAAACTCTCCCCACCTAGCGTCCTATCCCTGTGTCATTtttacaccagtcaatacacttCTGCTGTGTCAGTGCTGCAATGCAGTTGGAATATCTTATTGCTCAATGAGTCCATTTtccacgtctctctctccttgctctccCTCAGGTGATGTCATCAACCTGGGCGACAGGCAGCTGAAGGTGCTGCACATGCCCGGCCACTCCCGGGGCAGCATCTGCCTGCACGACGGGGACAACAAGATGCTGTTCAGCGGGGACGTGGTCTATGACGGAGCCATGATCGACTGGCTGCCCACCAGCCGTGTCAGCGACTACGTCAGTAGCTGTGAGCGCCTGGTGGGGCTGGTGGATAGTGAGCAGGTGGACCAGGTAATGCCTGGACACTATCACACGTTTGGTGCGAAACGTCTCCACCACATCGCCTCGGGGTACATCGACAGAGCCGGCACCTGCCCGGCACGCTTCTCCACGTTTGCCAGGAGGACCTTGGCCGGATTGGCGCTACGGGCGTCCAACACACATCGCATCTGCTAGCCACATGGCATCTGCTAGCCACATGGCATCTGCTAGCCACATGGCATCTGCTAGCCATATCGCATCTGCTAGCCACATGGCACCCCCAGTTTGAATCTTTTGCAGAGTTAGGCTGGGGGATGTGAGGAATATAATTCACCCCCTCAATTAACAGGATTTCCTTGTACTGTCTATTATAAACTGATGTGATCCAAAGTATGTTATTTTAAATGATTCATCAAAATGCCCCCATTGAATTACATCAGGCAATGATTGACAGACTATTGAGATTCCCATTATTACAGGATTCATTAAAGACTGGAAAATAAACCTGGTTTATTATGTAATATTAAGATAAATATTAAGTTGTGTGATCGTTGGAATGCTCTTTCCCATGAGGCAGCCTCTCATATGACAGTGTTTCTTAACCCCAGTACTTCGGGAGTCCCCACAACTACTCAAGCTCTTGATCATTAGTTGAGtagctgaatcaggtgtgctgTCGCTGGGCTAAAACATATTTAAGAAACCTTAGGGAGGCCCGCTTGGAGTAGAGATGAATAACATAGTTCCCTTAGGGGACACAATGTGACAGCACAACacctacacagagacagacaggcagacagagggcATGACTCATCAGTATCTTTTATAACATTGTCCCCAGgctaagagagagggagacagccaGCTGGTGAAAGAGACTCATATATTTTGTAACACTAGTCTCGGGCGGGCCAAGTTTTTTTCCGGGCCGCctatgaataaaataaaaaaaatgggggGTGGATTTTTTTGTCAGTGTTATCTAATATttattaattccattattttacttctagatgtgtgtattgttgtgaattgtttttatatactactgcactgttggagctaggaacacaagcatttcaatacacccgcaataacatctgctaaatatgtgtatgtgaccaataacatctgctaaatatgtgtatgtgaccaatacaacttCATTTAATTGAATTGACTTAAACtagatataaagtatgtagaaaagataatgggcCTATATATTTGTAAACAGGATTatatttgagaactaacaatcactgaaataaaagctagacagtcagggagaataaatgaatgaatggatttggtttgagtcactcagatagcataaaccatggcaaaatgtgtagaattgtaggacattttcttagaaaaaaaagtcagcctcattgcaaaatgtgtagaattgcagcaactTTGCTTTAGAACAGCTACATTTAGTCACTGGGGCCAACAGGAAGGCCTCAAAGTatttgttagttctcaaagataaTAAagttcctgtaattctacacattttgcaatgaggcTGACTTTTTTCTTTTAAGAAAAtgtcctacaattctacacattttgccatggtttataccatctgagtgactcaaacaacAAAAtccataaaaacattttttttttattattctcCCTGACTATCTAGCTTTTATTTCAGTGATTAAgtcaacagctgcaccattggCCATGCCCTCCACCTAAACCCCATTTGAATCCAGAAAAAGTCCGCTCTGTATAATCCATCACACTCGCAATAGAATAAAAGTGTTAGCACATTCTTGAAATGAGACAATCCAGTTACTGTGTGGTTTTCCTTTTACTTTCAACACTGTGAAAATGGCATTTTCAACATGCACAAATTCCTATTGAAAGATTCATGTGACAGTTTGGCTGCTTCCCAATTGTGTACCCTTTTCCCCAAAGTGTGCACTTTTACACTCCACATCATAGATTTAACAATGGTGGAAAGTCTGTCTAGCAAAGGATTTTACCAATCCACAATTCTTTTAAATCCATGACTGTTAATGTGTGGAAGTGCACACTGGGAGACGGGTGGAGAATCGCGACGCAGCCTTGGATTCCGTGTGCAGAGAATGATTGTGATATCTAGGTCAATGGGCTCTTGGAGCACATTCAGACTTCAACTCTAAATGGGTGAAATATTAATTCAGTCTCTAAACTGtataaaaacaaaatactttGGTATGCACtcgttttattatttattttgaatAAAGTGTGTGGGCATGCTCTGTAAATAGAATGGGTCTGTTGACATAGGTTTTTTGGTCAACTGACACAGAGTTAGTCAACATTGACAAATAGCACATGGTGTTTGATCTAGAGTTAGTGGATGGCTTTAATCCTCATGTCATACTGACGTGACATTTCTACTGGGATTATACGATGTATATCATTTCCACTAAAAAGGAGAGATATGACAGAATAAATAATCCCAGGCTGTTTCTGAATGGATACATCATTTATTATTGTTATGTTAATACAGTATTTAAAACATGACTGACAGTTCTTATTCCTTCCTCCCCTAGGATGACGTGCATGCAGACAGTCTGCTAACATAAGACACTCTTGCAAGGTTAACATTACAATGTTATCTATTAGA
It contains:
- the LOC139411914 gene encoding acyl-coenzyme A thioesterase MBLAC2-like produces the protein MSATDWYAHKSLGEGLYWIQEKFFESSNRANIWLLRGSHQDVVIDTGLGLRSLPDYINTKGLLGDDPQRKNPILAIATHAHFDHSGGLHQFEQVGVHSAEVDALANGDNFETVTWLSDREIVQAPWPGWRAREYRVKAVQPTHILQEGDVINLGDRQLKVLHMPGHSRGSICLHDGDNKMLFSGDVVYDGAMIDWLPTSRVSDYVSSCERLVGLVDSEQVDQVMPGHYHTFGAKRLHHIASGYIDRAGTCPARFSTFARRTLAGLALRASNTHRIC